The genomic window ATCACGGCGGACACTCGTCTGGCCGGCACCAATTACGACACCTGCATCGCCATCTTGGACCTGGACGGCGTAACGGTAAAGAGCATCAACGACGACGGCGAGGCTGCGCCCTGGCGTTCCTATTTGGAGTGTTGCCTGGCCCCCGGTCAGTACTATTTCGTCGTCGATGGCTACAGTGCCGCCGACATCGGCAACTACGAACTCCTGATGACCTTCACAGAGAACGACTGCATCCCCGACGCCTTTGAGTGCCCGGCCAACGCTCAGCTGCACATCGAAGGTGACGAAGTCGGATGCGGCGACTTCATCCACGATCTGGACTGCGGCGAGACCTTCTGTGGCGAGATCAGCGACAGCGGCGACAGCGACTACTTCTGGATCCTGGTTGACGCCCCCAACACGACGATCGTCCTGAACGTCTATGGCGACGACACGCCGGGCCGGCCAACCTTCGGCTGGGGCCTGGATCCCTACATCCGGGTCTGGGACATGGACTGCCAGACCGTCATCGCTGAGGACGACGACGGCGGCACGGGTTATGACTCCTTCCTCAGGCTCGAGTGCATGGAGCCGGGCTTCTACGTCATCGAGGTGAACACCGAGTGGAACGACCCGGGCCCCTACCTCCTGACCCTGGGCTGCGAAGTTTGCTGCTGGGAGACCAACACGGCCTCCAATCCCGACATCCTGATCGACTCCACCTCCTTCATGAATTACGTGGGTGAGGCCAACTCCTACACCACCACCGTGAGCCTGTGCGACTACTGCAACATCATCGCCGTCGGCCCCGGCTGCTTCGGCAATGGCCATTGCATCCTGGACATGGACGCGGGCGAGTACTGGTTCAATGTCTACCAGCCCAATCCCGCTGCCGGCTGCTATGCATTGATGATGCGCACCTCGCCGGCCTACACGCCCACCTGCAACACCATCATCGGCGTGGCCCAGGGTGGAACCCTGCTCGGCTACTTCGCGCTGGACGCCGCCAACGGCCTCTTCCCCAGCGTCTACAACGAGCCGGCCATGCCGGGCCAGACCACCTTCGTGTTGGACGCCACGGCCTCCTGCTGCGACTTGGTGAACGTCTCCATTTGGTACGAGGACCTCTGCCCGCCGGTGGCCGCCGACGAGCTGCCCTCCACCTTCACGCTGGAGCAGAACTACCCGAACCCCTTCAACCCGACGACCTCCATCAGCTTCAGCCTGCCCGAGACGGGCACGGCCAGCCTGAGAGTCTTCGACATGACGGGTCGCGAAGTGGCCACCCTGGTCAACGGCATGACCGAGCGCGGCACGCACACCGTCAGCTTCGACGCCAGCAACCTGGGCACGGGCGTGTACTTCTACACCCTGCAGTCCGGCTCCTTCACCACCACCAAGAAGATGGTGTTGGTCAAGTAAGCGCTGCTTGTTGCGACATCGAGCCCCCGGCCCCGCGGCCGGGGGCTTTTTCATGGGGGCGGGCCGGGCCCTGGCTGGACGGCGGGTCGCCCGACAGCCCAGCGGACGCCCCTAGTCTGGTGGGGAGGGAATGTGGGAGGGGTTGGACGGGAGGGACAACTTGTTCAGTCCTGGACATGTAAGAAAAGATGACCAGTTCACTGAATCGCCGTCCAGCACATGTTTGATTCCTAATCGATTGACTGTCAATCGAGTACCCTCAACTCGTATTGACAAGCAAAATCAATTCTTTAACAGTAATGCTTGCTTGTGTCGGCTCCATTGCTGATCATGTGGCCAGTCTCATCGAGTGAGGTGCGCCATGGAAAGCCGGGAGTGGAGCATGCTGGAGCAGGTCCTCAAGCTGACCTGCGGCGTCACCTCGCGAATCAACGCCTTGGCCAAGCAGGAGAACCTGCCAGCCACGGCCTTGAAGATCCTCATCCTGACCAGCTATTCGCCCTTCACCTGCGTCTCCACTCTGACCGAGTGCACGGGTCTGCAGAAGGGCCGCATCAGCCCCCTCGTCCAGGAGCTGGTGGAGCGCGGCCTGATCAGCCGCCATGAAGGAAGCGACCGCCGCTACAGCCTCCTGCGCCTGACACCGGAAGGAAACCGCTTCCTGCGTTCCCTGCTCGTGGATGAGATCCATCGCATCGAGCAGGTCTTCCGCAGCGCGGATTCCCCCAGCGAGGATGACATGCTGGACCACATGCGCCGTGTGGCCGAGACCCTGGGCTTCGCCAGCGAGGTGCCCGCCACGCGCGAGCCGAACCCGACCACTTAAGAGTCAACCGGGCACGCTCCTGTCGCGGTCTGTATTCCTTCCATCGGCATGGAATTGTCGCAGCTCTCTTGCACGTTCCATCGGACCGGGCTGTGAGAGGTCTCCCACAGCCGGTCTCAACATGGGCGCACTTCCCGGGGATGGTCCAAGTCCCACGGGCACCGGCCCTCCGGGCGTGAGGCAATATTCGCCCCCACCCGCCGTTTCAGGACCAACATGCAAGGAGGATCCATGAAACAGCTTTGCTTCTCCCTCACCGCCCTGGCCCTTCTGCTGGGATGCGGCACCGGGCAAGGTCCCCTCGGCGCCACCGATGACGGCGCCCACCTCGAACAGAGCGAGGACGCCGCCCGCATCACGGCGGAGGCGGTGGCCTTGGACAGCGGCGGCCTGCTGGAAAGCCTGGAGCAAGTCCTGGGCGTCGAAGACGGTGCGGCCGGGGCGCAGCCGGCCGGCAAGGACCGCGAGAGCGACGAGGCGCAGTTCGACAGCACGACCTGCACCTGGACCATCACCCACTCCCGGGAGGCCGACCACGGGGAGGCCGGCTTCAGCCGGAGCCAGACCCGCACCCTCCATTTCATGGACGAGGAGGGCGGCTGCCTCGTCCAGCGCGACGACCCCAACCTGCGTGGCTTGGATCTCACCCGCAGCTACACTGGTGAGAGCTGGAGCCCCCGCCATGAGAGCAGCCAGTCCGGCCAGGGGGCCTGGACCCTGCGCGGCATCCATGACGAGACGCCGGGCACCCTGGTCAACGGCAGCCACCAGGAGGAGGGCGAGAGCCTGCGCCATCGCCGGCGGCCCAATGGCGAGATCGTCGACCTCAGCTACTCCTACAGCCTCAGCCTCACCGGCAGCGATCTCGTCATCATCCTGCGCAACGGGCGCCGCGTGCCGGTGGCGGGGACGCTGCACGGCGTGTTCGACGCGGTGCGCAACGGGGAGGAGATCCACCGCGAGTTCACCATCGTCTTCGGGCCGCGGGGCGCCTCCCTTGACCTGGGCGAGGGCGAGGCCTACGGTCTGGACCCGGTGAGCGGCGAGTTGACCTTCTGATCCGTCCGTGAATCAACCCGACTGGGGGCGGCCGCTGGGCCGCCCTTTTCATGCCCGGCCGGGTGGCGTCCCAGACATTTGGTTGCCTTCCTGAACCGAACCGGAGGGAAGGCGGAACTGGGTGGGCCCGACCTTTGGTGAAGTCCAAGGCGGACAAGGTCGGAGTGACGCGGACAATCGGGAACGCTCTTTGCAGGCAATGGCCCCAGGTCGTGATTCCGCATCCCGGGAGCGCCGCATGCCTTTTCTTCCCTCATTCCTGCGAACCAAGCCCAACCTTGTTGGCGGACGGGCCCTTCCTTACTTTGATCGCATGAACAGCATCCATATCCGAATGGGCTTGGCCGCCCTGCTGCTGGGCATGGCCGGCTGCGCCATCGAAGAAGTGGGGGAGCAGCGCGAGACGGGCACCCTGGTCTTCCGCGCCCGCAACGCTTATGAGGAGGTCGAGGGCATCTCGGGCCTCCTGGGCATCGCGGGGCGGGAAGCGCTCAATTACCCGGGGGGCGACGCCTTCCTTGTCATCGAGGACCTGCCCCTGGACAGCAACCTGGTCCTGCATTTCACGCCCAGCAACGCCGAGGACTGGTTCCCGCTGGATGACATGCTCTACCGCTTCCCGAGCGGAGCGCGGCGCGACACGCTGATCGCGCGGCTCTATCCGCGGGCGGATTCCCTCCTCTCCGTCGTCGCGCGGACGATGACGCCCAGCGGCGAGCGCGCCGGGATGCCGCTCTGGCTGGACGGCGTGCGCTGGCCCCAGGATTCGCCTGCCACCCTCTATTTCACCCGCATGGCCAGCCATCAGCTGCGGGTGGGGGACGACTTCTGCCTGCGGGCGGACACCAGTTTCAGCTACGACGAGGATCCGACCAGCGACCTGCTGGTGGACGCGGGCAGTGTCGCCATGATGGTGGACCCCGGCGTGGACGGCCTGCTCATCCTGGACGGCGTGGATCTGGGTGCGGGCATCTGGTCGGTGCAGGATCCACAGATGGGCAGCTACTTCTTCAGCGCCTTCCGTCCCGGCCACCGGGCCACGCCGGCCTGGGTCCGCCTGGGCGGCCTCTGCGGCGGGGGGCAAGTCTTCAGTTGGACTTCTGCCGCCGAGGGCTATGCCGCGAGCCAGCTCTTTCCCGACTTCACCCTGTCGCAGGTTGTGCCCGGGCAAAGCGCCCCCATCGGCCAATACAGCCTGCATCAGTTGCGGGGCAAGTTGGTCCTGGTCAGCTTCTGGTTCATTGCCTGCACGGCCTGCCAGGAGGAGATGCCGGGTTTCCAGGCGCTGCTTCAGCAGTACGGCAGCCGGGGTTTCCGGGTGGTGGCGATGGATCCATTCCCGACGGATGATCCGGTCTATTTTCCCAACTACGACTTCATTTTCCTCCAGGATCTGGGCAGCCCGCCCGTGGCGCAAATGGCCCAGGTCTCGGCCTATCCGACCAACTACGTGATCCTGCCTGATGGTAGAATCCACTCCGTGCGCGGCGGCATATCTTCCAGCGCGTTGGAGGCACTTCTGCAGGAACTGCTGCCCGAGTAGGAACCCACGAACCGGTGTGGAGAAACAAAGGAAGGCACCATGTTGAAAACCTTGTTGTCGGCGGCCTTGCTCCTCGTGGCCGTCCAGGGCCGGGTGGCGGCCCAGTGCATGGAGATCGAGGAACCGGTGGCCCTGTCCATCACCGTGACGGTTCCGGAGATCATCGGACAGGGCGTCAGCCAGAAGTTCTTCTACCCGGTCCAGAACCCGCACATCATGGACGAGGTGCTGACCATCACCCTGCGCCGGCTGAGCGGTCCCGCCGACTGGGCCCACCAGTTCTGCGAGGATCCCGAGGCGGACCCGCCCGGCTTCTGCCGCCCCATCCAGCCCTGGGAAGGCGGGGAGTTCACCATCACGGATGTGGTGTTCAGCGAGCAGGTCACGCTCTATGACGCCGAGTTCTTCGCCCGCTCCTTCGGCACCAGCCAGATGGAGATCATCCTCGTCCGTGATTTCTGCCCGGACGACACCATCCGCAACGTTCTGACCTTCACGCTGGAGGAAGGAACAGGGCTACCTGCCCAGCCGGCCGGCCTGGAACTGCTGCCGCCCTGGCCCAACCCCTTCAACCCGCTCACGCACATTCCCTTCCACCTGGACAGCCCGGGCGCCGTGCGGGTGGAGATCATCGATCTGGCCGGCCGCCTCGTCGCCGTGCCCCTGGCCGGCTCCCTGCCCGCCGGGCGCCACGAGGCGCTCTTCGACGGCGCCGGCCTGCCCAGCGGCCGCTACCAGGCCCGCGTCGTGACCGAGCGCTCCGTCCTCAGCACGCCCCTGACCCTGATCAAGTGAGGTTGCCATGCCGCGCCGCATCCTGACGATCCTGTCGCTGCTGCTTGTTCTGGCCGCGGTCCTGCCCGCCCAGGCCGCCGACACCGCCTCCTTCCGCCTGCGCAACCTGGCGGGGGAGATGGTGGACCTGGCCGATCTCTGCCGCCAGGGACCGGTCCTCCTCTCCTTCTGGGCCACGTATTGCGAACCCTGCAAGAAGGAGATCCCCCACCTCGTCGAGATCGTCAAGCGCTTCGAGGACCGCCAGCTGCAGCTGGCCCTGGTCACGGTGGACAGTCCGCGCAGCCAGAAGCAGGTCAAGCCCTATGTCACGAGCAAGGGCTGGACGATGCCCGTCCTGCTCGACCCCAACGGCCAGACCATGAAGAAGCTGAAGGGCACCAACCCGCCCTACACCATGCTGGTGGGGCGCGGGGGCGAGGTGCTCTACGCGCACAGCGGCTACAAACCCGGGGATGAGAAGGCCCTGGCCAAGGAACTGGAGCGCCTGCTCGGACCCGCCCCCGCGGCGGAGCGCTAGGCATGCGGCGCCTGTTGCCGGCGCTGGCCGGCCTTGCCATCGCCCTGGGTCCGGGGGCGACGTCGCTCCCCGCCCAGGAGCTGGGCCTCTCCGGGCTGGGCACGCTGAAGGCCGGCTGGGGCACCGTCCTCAACGAGCAGAACCAGGAGCTGGACCGCCTCTACCGCGAGGCGATGCTCGACCTGGACCTCTCCTGGCGCAGCCTGCGGCTCAACGCGGCCGCCGCCGCCCTCCACCCCGCCGAGCTGCCCGACGCCCGCCCCGAGGCGACACGCATCAAGGACGCCGACCTCATTCGCCGCAGCCTGGAGTGGCAGGGCCCCGTCCACGTGCAGCTGGGCCACTTCTGGACCACCTTCGGCAACGGCCTGGCCCTCTCCCTCTACCGCGACGACGCGCTGGAGAATCCCCGCCTCACCGGCACGGCCCGCCAGGAACTGCCCACCACCTGGGACAGCCGGGGCGACGGCGCCCTGGTGGAGGCCCTGCACGGCGACTGGACCCTGAAGGCGCTGGCGGGCGGACACGATTACGTGGGCCGCCTGGGCGCGGCCAACCTGGAGTGGCACCGCCCCTGGGGCAGCCTGGGCGGCAGCTGGGTGCGCGCCGCCGAGATCCCGGAGTCCATCCAGGACCTCCAGCCCCGCGAGCTGGACCTGGAGAGCCGCGAGCTCTACGCCACGGTCCGCCTGGGCCGGGTGGAACTCTCGCTCAACCACGTGGACCAGCACCAGCACGACGAGCTGCCGGTCAACGCCGGGTCGGGGGGACTGGCCACCTACGGCACGGCCAGCCTGCCCCTGCTGGGCTGGCAGGTGCTGGCCGAGTACAAGTACTACCGCTTCGCCCGGCGGGCGCTCTACATCAACAACCCGCCCATCGTGCAGAAGGAGATCCCCACCCGTCTCATCGCCCGCAAGCGGCGCCTCAACACCTTCGAGAACGAGACGGGGCTCCAGCTCGACCTCAGCCGGCCCCTGGCGGCGGGGCAGACCCTGCTGCTCAGCGGCGCCTGGACCAGCCGCATCGAGGACAACCTGCTGCCCCGCTTCGAGGAGGCGCTCAGCGCCTACCAGGAGTACACGGCGGGCTGGCTGCTCGATTTCGACCACGACCGCCAGCTTGCCCTGGGGGCCGCCTACGCCGAGGAGACGAGCGGCTTCGTGGAGGGCGGGGCGCCCCTCGCCGGCCGCCCCTGGTACCGCCGCACCGGTCTCACGGCGGGCTGGCACGCGCCGCTTCCCCTGGTCAACTCCCTTGAGCTGGCCGGCGAGTTCATGCGCAAGGAGGAGCGCGCGCGGGACAAGACGAGCGACGCCGTGCTGCTCTGGGCCAACTTTTATCCGGCCAAGCCGCTCTCCGTCAATGTGACGGCGGACTATGAGGAGCACAGCGAGAGCGGCCGGGACTGGCTGGCGTCGGGCGAGCTGCGGATGGATCTGCGGCACCGGGACCTGTCCCACACCCTGACGCTTTTCGCCGGCCGCCAGCGGGGCGGCCTCGTCTGCAGCAGCGGCAATTGCCGGGTGGTGGCGCCCTTCGACGGCGTGAAGGCCACGCTGGCCACCCAGTTTTAGGTTGGAGCACGGGTGAGGAAGATCCTCGACCATCACACCCAGGAAGAGGACGGCGGGGCGGCAACCCGCCGTCCGCTCTCCGATCTGCCGGCCGTGGACCGCGTGCTGCGCGAACCTGCGCTGGCGGCCTGGCGGAGCCGCCTGCGGCCGGAGGCGCTGACCACCCTGGTCCGCGAGGAGATCGCCGCCCGGCGGGAGG from bacterium includes these protein-coding regions:
- a CDS encoding T9SS type A sorting domain-containing protein; the protein is MKRELLCTLVLGGLLSGSAVAGTNAQLMLGENSDVSNLIGQMKRDGQPIPADLRQLEAELYGIVFDNTVIPANRDGGNNAGSATPIVFTAGVYNDLGTTIGKGNQVNNNTISPLANCTNSSYSTSMDAEDAWYLLSVTAEGIITADTRLAGTNYDTCIAILDLDGVTVKSINDDGEAAPWRSYLECCLAPGQYYFVVDGYSAADIGNYELLMTFTENDCIPDAFECPANAQLHIEGDEVGCGDFIHDLDCGETFCGEISDSGDSDYFWILVDAPNTTIVLNVYGDDTPGRPTFGWGLDPYIRVWDMDCQTVIAEDDDGGTGYDSFLRLECMEPGFYVIEVNTEWNDPGPYLLTLGCEVCCWETNTASNPDILIDSTSFMNYVGEANSYTTTVSLCDYCNIIAVGPGCFGNGHCILDMDAGEYWFNVYQPNPAAGCYALMMRTSPAYTPTCNTIIGVAQGGTLLGYFALDAANGLFPSVYNEPAMPGQTTFVLDATASCCDLVNVSIWYEDLCPPVAADELPSTFTLEQNYPNPFNPTTSISFSLPETGTASLRVFDMTGREVATLVNGMTERGTHTVSFDASNLGTGVYFYTLQSGSFTTTKKMVLVK
- a CDS encoding MarR family winged helix-turn-helix transcriptional regulator gives rise to the protein MLEQVLKLTCGVTSRINALAKQENLPATALKILILTSYSPFTCVSTLTECTGLQKGRISPLVQELVERGLISRHEGSDRRYSLLRLTPEGNRFLRSLLVDEIHRIEQVFRSADSPSEDDMLDHMRRVAETLGFASEVPATREPNPTT
- a CDS encoding TlpA disulfide reductase family protein; this encodes MNSIHIRMGLAALLLGMAGCAIEEVGEQRETGTLVFRARNAYEEVEGISGLLGIAGREALNYPGGDAFLVIEDLPLDSNLVLHFTPSNAEDWFPLDDMLYRFPSGARRDTLIARLYPRADSLLSVVARTMTPSGERAGMPLWLDGVRWPQDSPATLYFTRMASHQLRVGDDFCLRADTSFSYDEDPTSDLLVDAGSVAMMVDPGVDGLLILDGVDLGAGIWSVQDPQMGSYFFSAFRPGHRATPAWVRLGGLCGGGQVFSWTSAAEGYAASQLFPDFTLSQVVPGQSAPIGQYSLHQLRGKLVLVSFWFIACTACQEEMPGFQALLQQYGSRGFRVVAMDPFPTDDPVYFPNYDFIFLQDLGSPPVAQMAQVSAYPTNYVILPDGRIHSVRGGISSSALEALLQELLPE
- a CDS encoding TlpA disulfide reductase family protein translates to MPRRILTILSLLLVLAAVLPAQAADTASFRLRNLAGEMVDLADLCRQGPVLLSFWATYCEPCKKEIPHLVEIVKRFEDRQLQLALVTVDSPRSQKQVKPYVTSKGWTMPVLLDPNGQTMKKLKGTNPPYTMLVGRGGEVLYAHSGYKPGDEKALAKELERLLGPAPAAER